ACAAACATTAATTGATGTATCGCAGCCAGGAATGTATAATCAAGCAATTATGGATTTTGGAGCTTTACAATGCAAACCGCAAAATCCGTTATGCGATTCTTGTCCGTTATCAAATAGTTGTGTGGCTTTAGAAAAACAATTAATAAAAGAGCTTCCTGTAAAAGAGAAGAAAATTAAAGTAAAAAAACGCTATTTTAATTATCTGGTGGTTGTTACTGATGATAATAAAACTATTATTGAACAAAGAGTAGGTAAAGGTATTTGGCAAGGATTATATCAATTTCCAGTGATTGAAACAACAGCTCCAATTTCTGAAACAGCATTGATTGAAGAAGAATCTTTTATAGCCCTTTTTCCTAAAGACACCGTATTATCATTATTTAATCAAAAAGATATTGTTCATAAACTTTCGCATCAACACTTATTTACAAAGTTTTGGATTGTAAAAACAGCAAACACTTCTGAAAAAACTATTTTATGGAAAGATATTAAGGAACTACCTGTGCCAGTATTGATTAATAACTTTTTAAATGAATTTTTAAGCAAGGATAACTAAATTTCGTATATTTGATTTTACACAAAGAATAAACTCATGGCAGGAACAGTAAATAAAGTTATTTTAATAGGTCATTTAGGTGATGAATTAAAAATGCATTATTTTGGAGAGGGTAATGCTGTAGGTCGTTTTCCATTAGCGACTAATGAAAATTATACCAATCGTCAAACAGGTGAAAAAATAAATAATATTGAATGGCATAATATTGTTGTACGTAATAAATTAGCCGAAATTTGTGAAAAATATTTATCAAAAGGAGATAAAGTATATTGCGAAGGACGCATTAAAACACGTCAATATGAAGCTGATGGACAAAAACGATATACAACAGAAATTCAAGTGCAAGAAATGACTTTTTTATCAACAAAAAAAGATCTTACTGCGCCTCCTATTGCTAACAAAGTCATAAAAAAGAGTGTTGCTAATAAAGAAACTTATTAAAAAATAAAAATGGACAACATTAGTTTACTTAAAATTTAAAAATTGGATACAGAACCCAACTCCTTATTCTTAGCGATATCAACTATTGATTTGTTAACAACAATAAATTGTTTTTTATTATTGTTT
The Tenacibaculum pacificus DNA segment above includes these coding regions:
- a CDS encoding single-stranded DNA-binding protein, whose product is MAGTVNKVILIGHLGDELKMHYFGEGNAVGRFPLATNENYTNRQTGEKINNIEWHNIVVRNKLAEICEKYLSKGDKVYCEGRIKTRQYEADGQKRYTTEIQVQEMTFLSTKKDLTAPPIANKVIKKSVANKETY
- the mutY gene encoding A/G-specific adenine glycosylase yields the protein MFANQLIYWYLKNKRDLPWRKTKDPYLVWLSEIMLQQTRVAQGLPYFISFTTNFETVFDLAKADESTVLKLWQGLGYYSRARNLHFTAKQVATELNGVFPNNYKELLKLKGIGDYTASAIASVCYDEPVAVVDGNVYRVLARYFGINTPINSTKGIKEFKQLAQTLIDVSQPGMYNQAIMDFGALQCKPQNPLCDSCPLSNSCVALEKQLIKELPVKEKKIKVKKRYFNYLVVVTDDNKTIIEQRVGKGIWQGLYQFPVIETTAPISETALIEEESFIALFPKDTVLSLFNQKDIVHKLSHQHLFTKFWIVKTANTSEKTILWKDIKELPVPVLINNFLNEFLSKDN